From a region of the Rhodococcus sp. 4CII genome:
- a CDS encoding aminotransferase class IV, translated as MNTAVSAAAGLATIDAAGIQLVDAAAQLMETMYHDPRTGLRHGERHLRRLARSASVLGYEFGERGIRSLLARRLSGVGAARVRVRLHRDGAVDVDVFPPPVAPSCVSLVLDDERVDSRDVLLGHKTTVRERYDRRRRRHPEADDVVLVNELGHVTETTIANLAARIDGVWWTPPLSSGCLPGVERSWQLDRGFIRERILTPGDLLEAETLAVTSSLKGVLPAALRP; from the coding sequence GTGAACACCGCCGTCTCCGCCGCCGCCGGTCTCGCGACGATCGATGCGGCCGGGATCCAGCTGGTGGACGCCGCTGCTCAGTTGATGGAGACGATGTATCACGATCCGCGGACGGGACTGCGGCACGGGGAGCGACATCTGCGACGCCTGGCCCGTTCCGCGTCCGTGCTCGGGTACGAGTTCGGGGAACGAGGCATCCGGAGCCTTCTCGCGAGGCGACTGTCCGGCGTCGGCGCGGCCCGGGTCCGCGTGCGCCTGCACCGCGACGGCGCTGTGGACGTCGACGTCTTCCCGCCCCCGGTTGCGCCGTCGTGCGTGTCGCTCGTCCTCGACGACGAGCGTGTCGACTCCCGCGACGTCCTCCTCGGTCACAAGACCACCGTGCGCGAGCGGTACGACCGCAGGCGGCGCCGCCATCCCGAGGCCGACGACGTCGTGCTGGTCAACGAACTCGGGCACGTCACCGAGACCACGATCGCGAATCTCGCGGCCCGGATCGACGGCGTCTGGTGGACGCCGCCGTTGTCGTCGGGGTGCCTGCCGGGTGTCGAGCGGTCCTGGCAACTCGACCGCGGATTCATACGCGAGCGCATTCTCACACCGGGCGACCTCCTGGAGGCCGAGACGCTGGCCGTGACGAGCTCGCTCAAGGGCGTCCTGCCCGCTGCGCTCCGGCCGTAG
- a CDS encoding sarcosine oxidase subunit delta, protein MQLIECPWCGSREETEFHYGGEAHVVYPDDPASLNDEQWAHYVFFRANPKGLFAERWNHSAGCRRWFNAVRDTATYRFHSVYRLDEQKPTIS, encoded by the coding sequence ATGCAACTCATCGAATGCCCGTGGTGCGGGTCCCGCGAGGAAACCGAGTTCCACTACGGGGGCGAAGCCCACGTCGTGTACCCGGACGATCCCGCGTCGCTCAACGACGAACAGTGGGCGCACTACGTGTTCTTCCGCGCGAACCCGAAGGGTCTGTTCGCGGAACGATGGAACCACAGCGCCGGCTGCCGGCGCTGGTTCAACGCCGTCCGCGACACCGCCACCTACCGATTCCACAGCGTCTACCGCTTGGACGAGCAGAAGCCGACGATATCGTGA
- a CDS encoding sarcosine oxidase subunit gamma, which translates to MADTLVPLSPLHGWDQKFSVLPDSVSIAEEPFVATVDLWVDPTGPGGAAAAAVLGVELPTTPSTRVESGAITVIWLGPEEWLITARSQSPEELEDALRTAVTPHGGAAIDVSAQRTTVRLRGAHARDVLAKGCSLDLHPRVFGPGAAVQTMLGLAGVVLIALDDTGTDYRILVRASFARYLAEWLIDAAEEFGIDPV; encoded by the coding sequence ATGGCTGACACCCTCGTTCCGCTCAGCCCCCTGCACGGCTGGGACCAGAAGTTCTCGGTGCTCCCCGACTCGGTGAGCATCGCCGAGGAACCGTTCGTCGCGACGGTCGATCTGTGGGTGGATCCGACAGGCCCCGGTGGCGCTGCTGCGGCCGCCGTCCTCGGCGTCGAACTGCCCACCACTCCGTCGACCCGTGTCGAGAGCGGCGCGATCACCGTCATCTGGCTCGGCCCGGAGGAATGGCTGATCACCGCCCGATCCCAGTCCCCCGAGGAACTCGAGGACGCGCTGCGCACCGCGGTGACCCCGCACGGCGGCGCGGCGATCGACGTCTCCGCGCAGCGCACCACCGTGCGCCTGCGCGGGGCCCACGCCCGCGACGTCCTCGCCAAGGGCTGCTCGCTCGACCTGCACCCCCGGGTCTTCGGTCCGGGTGCGGCCGTGCAGACGATGCTCGGCCTCGCCGGCGTCGTGCTGATCGCGCTCGACGACACCGGCACCGACTACCGCATCCTGGTGCGGGCGTCGTTCGCCCGGTATCTCGCGGAATGGCTGATCGACGCCGCCGAGGAGTTCGGCATCGATCCCGTCTGA
- a CDS encoding glycine cleavage system protein H, translating to MRSRKIPSDRRFTATHSWLALAPGQNLSDYPLRAGVTDAAVDEVDVVSLELPAVRSTIEAGAPCALVWSSNRTPITVYAPISGLVTLTNADVLANPALVADDPFHRGWLFAVLPLPTSSAYGLLTPAQYAGELCEAM from the coding sequence ATGAGATCTCGAAAGATTCCCTCGGATCGACGGTTCACGGCAACACACAGCTGGCTGGCCCTCGCACCGGGCCAGAACCTCTCCGACTATCCGCTGCGGGCCGGTGTCACCGACGCGGCGGTCGACGAGGTCGACGTCGTGAGCCTGGAACTTCCGGCGGTTCGCAGCACGATCGAGGCAGGTGCCCCCTGCGCCCTGGTGTGGTCGTCGAACCGGACCCCGATCACGGTGTACGCACCGATCAGCGGACTCGTCACGCTCACAAACGCCGACGTCCTCGCGAATCCGGCACTCGTCGCCGACGACCCGTTCCACCGTGGCTGGCTGTTCGCCGTCCTTCCCCTCCCGACGTCGTCGGCCTACGGACTGCTCACCCCCGCGCAATACGCCGGCGAACTCTGTGAGGCGATGTAA
- a CDS encoding sarcosine oxidase subunit beta family protein, translating to MTATQPPGAHLPDHPDFLWRNPEPKKSYDVVIVGGGGHGLATAHYLAKNHGITNVAVLEKGWLAGGNMARNTTLIRSNYLWDESAKIYEHALKLWEGLEDDLDYPILFSQRGVLNLAHSLQDVRDSVRRVEANKLNGIDAEWVGPDEVKKLCPLVNISSDIRYPVMGATYQPRAGIAKHDYVAWGFARRADEAGIDIIQNCEVTGFVTDGNKVTGVRTSRGDIAAGQVALCAAGHTSTLTDMLGIRTPVQSHPLQALVSELLEPVHPTIVMSNAIHVYVSQAHKGELVMGAGVDSYNGYGQRGAFHIIERQMAAAVELFPVFARAHLLRTWGGIVDVCPDASPIVGRTPYDNVYLNCGWGTGGFKATPGLGWCLADTIANDEPHEFIAPFSLDRFVTGALVDEHGAAAVAH from the coding sequence ATGACTGCCACCCAGCCACCCGGCGCCCACCTGCCCGACCACCCCGACTTCCTGTGGCGTAACCCGGAGCCGAAGAAGTCGTACGACGTCGTGATCGTCGGCGGCGGCGGGCACGGCCTGGCCACCGCCCACTACCTGGCGAAGAACCACGGCATCACCAACGTCGCGGTGCTGGAGAAGGGCTGGCTCGCGGGCGGCAACATGGCCCGCAACACCACCCTGATCCGGTCGAACTACCTGTGGGACGAGAGCGCGAAGATCTACGAGCACGCGCTGAAGCTGTGGGAGGGGCTCGAGGACGATCTCGACTACCCGATCCTGTTCAGCCAGCGCGGCGTGCTCAACCTCGCGCACAGCCTGCAGGACGTCCGCGACAGCGTCCGCCGGGTCGAGGCCAACAAGCTCAACGGCATCGACGCCGAGTGGGTCGGGCCCGACGAGGTGAAGAAGCTGTGCCCGCTGGTGAACATCTCCAGCGACATCCGCTACCCGGTGATGGGTGCGACGTACCAGCCGCGGGCCGGCATCGCCAAGCACGACTACGTGGCCTGGGGATTCGCCCGCCGCGCCGACGAGGCCGGCATCGACATCATCCAGAACTGCGAGGTCACCGGGTTCGTCACCGACGGCAACAAGGTCACCGGGGTGCGCACCAGCCGCGGCGACATCGCGGCAGGCCAGGTCGCGTTGTGCGCGGCGGGGCACACCTCGACGCTCACCGACATGCTCGGCATCCGCACCCCCGTGCAGTCCCACCCGCTGCAGGCGCTGGTCTCCGAACTGCTCGAGCCGGTGCACCCGACCATCGTGATGTCCAACGCCATCCACGTGTACGTCTCGCAGGCGCACAAGGGTGAATTGGTGATGGGCGCCGGCGTCGACTCCTACAACGGGTACGGCCAGCGCGGCGCGTTCCACATCATCGAACGGCAGATGGCGGCGGCGGTCGAGTTGTTCCCCGTCTTCGCCCGCGCCCACCTGCTGCGCACCTGGGGCGGCATCGTCGACGTCTGCCCCGACGCCTCGCCGATCGTCGGCCGCACGCCCTACGACAACGTGTATCTCAACTGTGGTTGGGGCACCGGAGGTTTCAAGGCCACCCCGGGGTTGGGCTGGTGTCTGGCGGACACCATCGCGAACGACGAACCGCACGAGTTCATCGCGCCGTTCAGCCTCGACCGGTTCGTCACCGGCGCCCTCGTCGACGAGCACGGCGCCGCAGCCGTCGCCCACTGA
- the folP gene encoding dihydropteroate synthase, whose product MASSPALIASRPDRLLTALADDVPVVCGIVNVTPDSFSDGGRYLDTAAAVEHGLSLAAEGAGLLDVGGESTRPGSRPPSVAEEIDRVVPVVAALAESTPVPISVDTSRPDVMREAVAAGASMINDVRALQLPGALRAAADLDVPVCLMHMRGEPETMQRSPEYDDVVAEVRRFLVERVDCCLDAGVPNSHIMVDPGFGFGKTLAHNLELLSRLPEIADLGLPVMAGLSRKGMLGAITGREVGNRLAGSVAAALVAAQNGAAVLRVHDVAATVDAVSVLRALVYRGSAHPSRASNRASAQ is encoded by the coding sequence ATGGCCTCGTCCCCTGCTCTCATCGCGTCCCGCCCCGACCGCCTGCTCACCGCGCTCGCCGACGACGTGCCCGTGGTCTGCGGCATCGTCAACGTGACCCCGGATTCGTTCTCCGACGGCGGCCGGTACCTCGACACCGCCGCGGCCGTCGAGCACGGGTTGTCCCTCGCCGCGGAGGGCGCCGGACTTCTCGACGTCGGCGGCGAATCGACGCGGCCGGGGTCGCGCCCACCGTCGGTCGCCGAGGAGATCGACCGTGTGGTGCCGGTCGTCGCCGCCCTCGCAGAGTCGACGCCCGTCCCGATCTCCGTGGACACCTCGCGGCCCGACGTGATGCGCGAGGCCGTTGCGGCGGGCGCCTCGATGATCAACGACGTTCGCGCCCTACAACTTCCGGGCGCATTGCGCGCCGCAGCCGATCTGGACGTGCCCGTCTGCCTGATGCACATGCGCGGCGAGCCGGAGACGATGCAGAGATCTCCGGAGTACGACGACGTCGTGGCCGAGGTGCGCCGGTTCCTCGTCGAGCGGGTCGACTGCTGCCTGGACGCGGGCGTGCCGAACTCGCACATCATGGTCGACCCGGGGTTCGGATTCGGCAAGACGCTGGCACACAATCTCGAGCTGCTGTCGCGGCTGCCCGAGATCGCCGACCTCGGGCTGCCGGTGATGGCGGGGCTGTCGCGCAAGGGCATGCTGGGAGCGATCACCGGACGCGAGGTCGGCAACCGGCTCGCCGGGTCGGTCGCCGCCGCCCTCGTCGCCGCGCAGAACGGTGCGGCCGTCCTCCGGGTGCACGACGTCGCCGCGACCGTGGACGCGGTGTCCGTTCTGCGGGCGCTCGTATATCGTGGTTCCGCCCACCCGAGTCGCGCATCGAATCGAGCCTCCGCCCAGTGA
- the glyA gene encoding serine hydroxymethyltransferase: MTVDTAGRTESAAANPTLTHSLADLDPAVHQAIAAELQRQQGTLEMIASENFAPLAVMQAQGSVLTNKYAEGYPGRRYYGGCEHVDVIEQLAIDRLTSLFGAKFANVQPHSGAQANAAAMAALLQPGDSILGLALAHGGHLTHGMKLNFSGKLYDVAAYHVREDDHLVDMDEVERLAREHRPKLILAGWSAYPRQLDFARFRAIADEVGAYLMVDMAHFAGLVAAGLHPSPVPHAHVVTSTTHKTLGGPRGGVILTNDEALAKKFNSSVFPGQQGGPLEHVIAGKAVSFKLAAEPEFRERQERTLAGAKILADRLLEDDSRDAGINVVSGGTDVHLVLVDLRESELDGKQAEDRLHRVGITVNRNAVPFDPRPPMVSSGVRIGTPALATRGFDEEAFAEVADIISYALRPATDEAALDDLRARVDALAARFPLYPDLTEAN; this comes from the coding sequence ATGACCGTGGACACCGCAGGCCGCACCGAATCGGCTGCAGCGAACCCGACGCTGACCCATTCGCTCGCCGACCTCGACCCCGCCGTGCACCAGGCGATCGCGGCCGAACTCCAGCGCCAGCAGGGCACGCTGGAGATGATCGCCAGTGAGAACTTCGCCCCGCTCGCGGTGATGCAGGCGCAGGGGTCGGTACTGACGAACAAGTACGCCGAGGGCTACCCCGGTCGCCGCTACTACGGTGGCTGCGAGCACGTCGACGTCATCGAGCAGCTCGCCATCGACCGCCTTACCTCGCTGTTCGGCGCGAAGTTCGCCAACGTGCAGCCGCATTCGGGTGCGCAGGCCAACGCCGCCGCGATGGCCGCGCTCCTGCAGCCCGGCGACTCCATCCTCGGCCTCGCCCTCGCCCACGGTGGTCACCTCACGCACGGAATGAAGCTGAACTTCTCCGGCAAGCTCTACGATGTCGCCGCCTACCACGTCCGCGAGGACGACCACCTCGTCGACATGGACGAGGTCGAGCGCCTCGCCCGTGAGCACCGTCCGAAGCTGATCCTGGCCGGCTGGTCCGCCTACCCCCGGCAGCTCGACTTCGCCCGGTTCCGCGCCATCGCGGACGAGGTCGGCGCCTACCTCATGGTCGACATGGCGCACTTCGCCGGCCTCGTCGCCGCGGGGCTGCACCCCTCCCCCGTCCCGCACGCCCACGTGGTGACGTCCACGACGCACAAGACCCTCGGCGGCCCCCGCGGCGGCGTCATCCTCACCAACGACGAGGCACTGGCGAAGAAGTTCAACTCCTCGGTGTTCCCGGGACAGCAGGGCGGCCCGCTCGAGCACGTCATCGCCGGCAAGGCGGTGTCGTTCAAACTCGCCGCCGAGCCCGAGTTCCGCGAACGCCAGGAACGCACCCTGGCCGGCGCGAAGATCCTCGCCGACCGCCTCCTCGAGGACGATTCCCGCGACGCCGGAATCAACGTCGTGTCCGGCGGCACCGACGTCCACCTGGTGCTGGTGGATCTGCGCGAGTCCGAACTCGACGGCAAACAGGCCGAGGACCGGTTGCACCGGGTCGGAATCACGGTGAACCGCAACGCCGTTCCGTTCGACCCCCGCCCGCCGATGGTCAGCTCCGGTGTGCGGATCGGCACCCCAGCCCTCGCCACCCGCGGTTTCGACGAGGAGGCCTTCGCCGAGGTCGCCGACATCATCAGTTACGCCCTGCGCCCGGCCACCGACGAGGCCGCTCTCGACGACCTGCGCGCCCGTGTCGACGCCCTCGCCGCCCGGTTCCCGCTCTACCCCGACCTCACGGAGGCGAACTGA
- a CDS encoding L-serine ammonia-lyase encodes MTISVFDLFSVGVGPSSSHTVGPMRAGARFVSDLRALGALTDVADVRVDLYGSLAATGAGHGTMSAVLLGLEGYFPETIETEEMERRLDEMRSTGRIRVGGSQEVALAEDEIVLHPLTILPLHPNGMTITAFAAGGVEIHRETYFSVGGGFVVTEAESAEPPATSTGGMSFGSAKELLDVAARHGYAISDVMLRFEREKRSTVEIYERLLHIRDVMVECEKRGISRDGILPGALRVRRRARDWYLRLDQEDPHRDPAFAEDWVNLVALAVNEENASGGRIVTAPTNGAAGIIPAVLHYAVHYTPAGRADPDDTAIRFLLAAGAVGSLYKERASISGAEVGCQGEVGSAASMAAAGLAEILGGTTEQVENAAEIAMEHSLGLTCDPIEGLVQIPCIERNAISAGKAINAARMALRGDGTHRVSLDQVIETMRSTGADMLSKYKETSTGGLAVNVPVNYVEC; translated from the coding sequence ATGACCATCAGCGTGTTCGACCTGTTCTCCGTCGGTGTCGGCCCCTCGAGTTCCCACACCGTCGGACCGATGCGCGCGGGCGCGCGGTTCGTCTCCGACCTCCGCGCGCTCGGTGCACTCACCGACGTGGCCGATGTCCGCGTCGACCTGTACGGCTCGCTCGCGGCCACCGGGGCGGGCCACGGCACGATGTCGGCGGTCCTGCTCGGACTCGAAGGGTATTTCCCGGAGACGATCGAGACCGAGGAGATGGAACGACGGCTCGACGAGATGCGCAGCACCGGGCGCATCCGGGTCGGCGGATCGCAGGAGGTCGCACTGGCCGAGGACGAGATCGTCCTCCACCCGCTGACGATTCTGCCGCTGCACCCGAACGGAATGACGATCACCGCGTTCGCCGCCGGGGGCGTCGAGATTCACCGCGAGACCTACTTTTCCGTCGGCGGCGGGTTCGTCGTCACCGAAGCGGAGAGCGCGGAGCCACCGGCTACCAGCACCGGCGGCATGTCGTTCGGGTCGGCGAAGGAACTCCTCGACGTCGCGGCCCGCCACGGCTACGCCATCAGCGACGTGATGCTCCGGTTCGAACGCGAAAAGCGGTCGACCGTCGAGATCTACGAACGGCTCCTCCATATTCGCGACGTCATGGTGGAATGCGAGAAGCGGGGGATCTCCCGTGACGGGATCCTGCCGGGCGCTCTGCGCGTGCGGCGTCGCGCACGGGACTGGTACCTGCGGCTGGATCAGGAAGACCCGCACCGCGATCCCGCCTTCGCCGAGGACTGGGTCAACCTCGTCGCGCTCGCCGTCAACGAGGAGAACGCATCCGGCGGCCGGATCGTCACCGCGCCCACCAACGGCGCCGCCGGGATCATTCCCGCGGTGCTGCACTACGCCGTCCACTACACACCCGCGGGCCGGGCCGATCCCGACGACACCGCGATCCGCTTCCTCCTCGCCGCGGGAGCCGTGGGATCGCTGTACAAGGAACGCGCGTCGATCTCCGGCGCCGAGGTCGGCTGCCAGGGCGAGGTGGGTTCGGCCGCCTCCATGGCCGCTGCCGGGCTCGCCGAAATCCTGGGCGGCACAACGGAACAGGTGGAGAACGCCGCGGAGATCGCGATGGAACACAGTCTCGGCCTCACCTGCGACCCCATCGAGGGACTGGTGCAGATCCCCTGCATCGAACGCAACGCGATCTCGGCGGGCAAGGCCATCAACGCCGCTCGCATGGCCTTGCGGGGCGACGGCACCCACCGGGTCAGCCTCGACCAGGTCATCGAGACGATGCGCTCGACGGGCGCGGACATGCTTTCGAAGTACAAGGAGACGTCGACCGGTGGTCTGGCAGTCAACGTTCCGGTCAACTATGTCGAGTGCTGA
- a CDS encoding 2Fe-2S iron-sulfur cluster-binding protein gives MNAPFRTRQGGRIDRDTSYTFTFDGRDLTGHPGDTLGSALLANGVHQITTSIKLGRPRGITAAWAEDTGGLVQLEEPFPEPMLLATTIELFDGLVARGIPGQGRLAAIADAAKYDATHVHTDLLVAGAGPAGLAAALTAARAGARVVIVDEQNEAGGALLGSTDLIDGAPALDWVAAAVAELATYPDVLHLQRTTAFGNYDDGFVLALQRRTDHLGVEAPAALSRQRVWRIRARHILVAAGAHERPVVFTDNDRPGIMLAHGARTFLHRYGVKVGEQAVVFTTNDSAYEAAIDLHDAGIRVNAIVEARDQAPAHWQAECDARGIAVRTGSVVSGTRGNGRVSHALVTNRTGDTGTAIPLACDVLLVSGGWNPAVHLFSQARGKLRYDENLGAFVPGEDLDGVSVTGSAAGILNLPGCLRDGQKAGQSIMTDLGFTVPDRTIDVTIGEESAPSAPLVLWRVPDVAGEDTQFVDVQRDATVADLSRAVGAGMTSMEHIKRYTTIGTAHDQGKTSGVISSGITAELLGRPIETLGTTTFRPPYTPVAFATLAGRSRGTLFDPERVTALHDWHVGRGAVFEDVGQWKRPRYYPLPGEDMDAAVLRECAAVRRSIGILDGSTLGKIDVQGPDAGVLLDMLYTNMMSTLKVGMVRYGVMCGVDGMVIDDGTVMRLADDRYQVFTTTGGAAKILDWMEEWLQTEWPHLKVRLTSVTEQWATFPVVGPKSRDVIGEVFPDLDVSNDAFPFMAWRDTALGDLHVRVARVSFSGELAYEVNVNGWHAPAVWARLIAAGEKFDITPYGTETMHVLRAEKGYPIIGQDTDGTVTPQDLGMGWAVSKKKPDFVGKRSFAREENQNPLRKQFVGLLPLDKQTVLPEGAQIIEHRPDGVLPPPPVPMLGHVTSSYLSAELGRPFGLALVKGGRARVGDTLHVPVDGQLVAVEVTGSVLVDPEGARRDG, from the coding sequence GTGAACGCACCCTTCCGCACCCGCCAGGGCGGTCGCATCGACCGTGACACCTCCTACACCTTCACCTTCGACGGCCGGGACCTGACCGGCCACCCCGGTGACACCCTCGGCTCGGCGCTGCTCGCCAACGGCGTCCACCAGATCACCACCAGCATCAAACTCGGCAGGCCCCGCGGCATCACCGCGGCCTGGGCGGAGGACACCGGCGGCCTCGTCCAGCTCGAGGAGCCGTTCCCCGAGCCGATGCTGCTCGCCACCACCATCGAACTGTTCGACGGTCTCGTCGCCCGCGGCATCCCCGGCCAGGGACGGCTCGCCGCCATCGCCGATGCGGCAAAATACGATGCCACGCACGTCCACACCGACCTCCTCGTCGCCGGCGCAGGCCCAGCCGGTCTCGCCGCCGCCCTCACCGCGGCCCGGGCCGGCGCACGAGTGGTGATCGTCGACGAACAGAACGAGGCCGGCGGCGCCCTCCTCGGCTCCACCGATCTCATCGACGGCGCCCCTGCGCTGGACTGGGTCGCGGCCGCGGTCGCCGAACTCGCCACCTACCCGGATGTGCTGCACCTGCAGCGCACCACCGCATTCGGCAACTACGACGACGGCTTCGTCCTCGCGCTGCAGCGTCGCACCGACCATCTCGGCGTCGAGGCCCCCGCCGCACTGAGCCGTCAGCGTGTCTGGCGGATCCGCGCCCGGCACATCCTCGTCGCCGCCGGAGCGCACGAGCGTCCCGTCGTCTTCACCGACAACGACCGCCCCGGCATCATGCTCGCGCACGGCGCCCGCACCTTCCTGCACCGCTACGGCGTGAAGGTCGGCGAGCAGGCCGTCGTGTTCACTACCAACGACAGCGCCTACGAAGCCGCGATCGACCTGCACGACGCAGGCATCCGCGTCAACGCAATCGTCGAGGCCCGCGATCAGGCACCCGCACACTGGCAGGCCGAGTGCGATGCCCGCGGCATCGCGGTCCGCACCGGATCGGTGGTGTCGGGCACCCGCGGCAACGGCCGGGTCAGCCACGCCCTCGTCACCAACCGCACCGGCGACACCGGCACCGCGATCCCCCTCGCCTGCGACGTCCTGCTGGTCAGCGGCGGCTGGAACCCGGCTGTGCACCTGTTCTCCCAGGCCCGCGGCAAGCTCCGCTACGACGAGAACCTCGGCGCGTTCGTTCCCGGTGAGGACCTGGACGGCGTCTCCGTCACCGGCTCCGCGGCCGGGATCCTGAATCTGCCCGGGTGCCTGCGCGACGGGCAGAAGGCCGGGCAGTCGATCATGACCGACCTGGGCTTCACCGTTCCGGACCGGACGATCGACGTGACGATCGGAGAGGAATCCGCACCGTCGGCTCCGCTCGTGCTGTGGCGGGTGCCCGACGTCGCCGGTGAGGACACACAGTTCGTCGACGTCCAGCGCGACGCGACGGTCGCCGACCTCTCCCGCGCCGTCGGCGCCGGAATGACGTCGATGGAGCACATCAAGCGCTACACGACCATCGGCACCGCACACGACCAGGGCAAGACCTCCGGCGTGATCTCGTCCGGCATCACCGCCGAACTGCTCGGCCGCCCGATCGAGACGCTGGGGACCACCACGTTCCGCCCGCCCTACACCCCGGTCGCGTTCGCCACCCTCGCCGGCCGCAGTCGAGGCACCCTCTTCGACCCCGAACGGGTGACGGCACTGCACGATTGGCACGTCGGCCGCGGCGCGGTGTTCGAGGACGTCGGCCAGTGGAAGCGTCCCCGCTACTACCCGCTCCCCGGGGAGGACATGGACGCGGCGGTGCTGCGCGAGTGCGCCGCCGTGCGCCGCAGCATCGGCATCCTCGACGGCTCCACCCTCGGCAAGATCGACGTCCAGGGGCCCGACGCCGGGGTGCTGCTCGACATGCTCTACACGAACATGATGAGCACCCTGAAGGTCGGCATGGTCCGCTACGGCGTCATGTGCGGCGTCGACGGCATGGTCATCGACGACGGCACCGTGATGCGCCTGGCCGACGACCGATACCAGGTCTTCACCACCACCGGCGGCGCCGCGAAGATCCTCGACTGGATGGAGGAATGGCTGCAGACCGAATGGCCCCATCTGAAGGTGCGGCTCACCTCGGTCACCGAACAGTGGGCCACGTTCCCCGTCGTCGGACCGAAATCGCGCGACGTGATCGGCGAGGTCTTCCCCGACCTCGACGTCAGCAACGACGCGTTCCCGTTCATGGCCTGGCGCGACACCGCCCTCGGCGACCTGCACGTGCGGGTGGCCCGGGTCAGCTTCTCCGGAGAACTCGCGTACGAGGTCAACGTCAACGGCTGGCACGCGCCCGCCGTCTGGGCACGCCTGATCGCCGCCGGCGAGAAGTTCGACATCACCCCGTACGGCACCGAAACGATGCACGTGCTCCGCGCCGAGAAGGGCTACCCGATCATCGGCCAGGACACCGACGGCACCGTCACACCCCAGGACCTCGGTATGGGCTGGGCGGTGTCGAAGAAGAAGCCCGACTTCGTCGGCAAGCGCTCGTTCGCCCGGGAGGAGAACCAGAACCCGCTGCGCAAGCAATTCGTCGGACTGCTGCCCCTCGACAAGCAGACCGTGCTGCCCGAGGGTGCGCAGATCATCGAACACCGCCCCGACGGCGTCCTGCCGCCCCCGCCGGTCCCGATGCTCGGCCACGTCACCTCCAGCTACCTCAGCGCCGAACTCGGCCGGCCGTTCGGCCTCGCCCTGGTCAAGGGTGGCCGGGCCCGCGTCGGTGACACCCTGCACGTCCCGGTGGACGGTCAATTGGTGGCCGTGGAGGTCACCGGTTCCGTTCTCGTCGATCCCGAAGGAGCACGCCGCGATGGCTGA
- a CDS encoding GntR family transcriptional regulator, with the protein MSLAHSSIADTASNGGTNADRAYEIVRERLVMLDIRPGEPINDDRLAEELGFGRTPVREALKRLERERLVVAYPRRGTFATAVDMTDLADISEIRKQLEPNAAARAARTASQDARSRLSALADEIAEISDTEDPRDVLRYDVRVHREIYRASGNPHLEDILVSLDAHATRIWCLFLDRLPDVASHVREHAELLRAIVDGDGETASALTLAHVTGFEQAIRDLL; encoded by the coding sequence ATGAGCCTGGCGCATTCATCGATCGCGGACACGGCATCCAACGGCGGTACCAATGCCGACCGCGCGTACGAGATCGTGCGTGAACGCCTGGTCATGCTGGACATCCGGCCCGGCGAGCCGATCAACGACGACCGCCTCGCCGAAGAACTCGGATTCGGCCGTACCCCCGTGCGGGAGGCTCTCAAGCGGCTCGAACGGGAGCGTCTCGTCGTCGCCTACCCGCGCCGCGGAACGTTCGCCACCGCCGTCGACATGACCGATCTCGCCGACATCTCCGAAATTCGCAAGCAACTCGAACCCAACGCCGCCGCCCGCGCGGCGCGGACCGCATCGCAGGACGCGCGATCGCGACTGTCGGCACTGGCCGACGAGATCGCCGAGATCAGCGACACCGAGGATCCGCGGGACGTCCTGCGCTATGACGTGCGCGTCCACCGCGAGATCTACCGGGCGTCCGGCAATCCGCACCTGGAAGACATCCTCGTCAGCCTCGACGCCCACGCCACCCGCATCTGGTGCCTGTTCCTCGACCGACTGCCCGACGTCGCGAGCCACGTCCGCGAGCACGCGGAACTGTTGCGGGCCATCGTCGACGGCGACGGGGAGACCGCCTCCGCGCTCACCCTCGCCCACGTCACCGGCTTCGAGCAGGCGATCCGCGACCTGCTGTAG